A single Candidatus Obscuribacterales bacterium DNA region contains:
- a CDS encoding YggT family protein: protein MNDQQPPRPPHDDRTSHPQNTPLPSERQRLQTVQHRWDTVHQDLVTTRIVRGIYYLGGALELLLALRFLLQFSGANRDNLFARFIYNLSGPFAAPFDGLFSPPTFGGGANIFDTNLLVAMVSYSILVLLAIRLIWVFRVERR from the coding sequence CCACCCCATGACGATCGCACCTCCCATCCCCAAAACACGCCGCTACCTAGCGAACGTCAGCGGCTGCAAACCGTCCAACATCGCTGGGATACGGTTCATCAAGACTTGGTGACCACTCGGATTGTGCGCGGTATCTATTATTTAGGCGGTGCCTTAGAACTTTTGCTGGCGCTGCGTTTTCTCCTGCAATTCTCAGGAGCCAATCGTGACAACCTGTTTGCCCGATTTATTTACAACCTCTCAGGCCCCTTTGCTGCACCGTTTGATGGACTTTTTAGTCCGCCAACCTTTGGAGGAGGCGCTAATATTTTTGATACCAACCTACTCGTTGCCATGGTGAGCTATTCCATCTTGGTGCTGCTGGCCATTCGACTCATTTGGGTCTTTCGGGTAGAGCGACGGTAA